One Budorcas taxicolor isolate Tak-1 chromosome 13, Takin1.1, whole genome shotgun sequence DNA window includes the following coding sequences:
- the LOC128058181 gene encoding cystatin-C: MVGSPRAPLLLLAALIVSLALALSPAAAQGPRKGRLLGGLMEADVNEEGVQEALSFAVSEFNKRSNDAYQSRAMRVVRARKQVVSGMNYFLDVKLGRTTCTKSQTNLDSCPFHDQPHLKREKLCSFQVYVVPWMNTINLVKFSCQD, from the exons ATGGTGGGCTCCCCGCGCGCCCCGCTGCTCCTACTGGCCGCCCTGATCGTCTCCCTGGCCCTGGCCTTGAGCCCTGCGGCCGCGCAGGGCCCTAGAAAGGGTCGCCTGCTGGGCGGCCTGATGGAGGCGGACGTCAACGAGGAGGGCGTGCAGGAGGCGCTGTCCTTTGCGGTCAGCGAGTTCAACAAGCGAAGCAACGACGCTTACCAGAGCCGCGCGATGCGCGTGGTGCGCGCCCGCAAGCAG GTTGTGTCGGGGATGAACTACTTCTTGGACGTGAAGCTTGGCCGGACTACATGTACCAAGTCCCAGACCAACTTAGACAGCTGTCCCTTCCATGACCAGCCGCACCTGAAGAGG GAAAAGCTGTGCTCCTTCCAGGTTTACGTTGTCCCGTGGATGAACACCATCAACCTGGTGAAGTTTAGCTGCCAGGATTAA